One stretch of Punica granatum isolate Tunisia-2019 chromosome 5, ASM765513v2, whole genome shotgun sequence DNA includes these proteins:
- the LOC116208906 gene encoding cytochrome P450 81E8-like — protein MEVNFLCLLLSLPFLVLVLRLLFHKLSRNKNLPPSPPSLPIIGHLPYLKHPLHHTLRSLSDKYGPVLFLQFGSQPTVIVSSLQVAEECFTKNDIVLANRPNWTTWKYFGYNFTTILASNYGEHWRNLRKVSAIEIFSTHRLNVLMGIGRDEIRRLVQKLSMGSLQAFNRVELRSKLTELAFNIMMRMVVGKRYFGDDVLDDEKSKEFRYIVKEVVTNSGATNHAEFLPILRWMGYGGFNKRMLRLFKRTDVFLQGLIDEHRRKKIDGSEIKNTMIDHLLSLQESEPNYYTDEIIKGLILVMLLAGTDTSSVTLEWALSYLVNHPDVLEKAKNEIDAQIGIDCLIDEPDVLKLHYLQNIIYETLRLKPAAPLLPPHRASEDWQIAGYNVPLNSMVLVNAWAILRDPMLWDDHTSFKPERFEAGPGELNKEAHKLMLPFGLGRRACPGAPLAQRVVGLTLGSLIQYFDWKRVSQDPVDLSEGKGLTMPKAVPLEAMCRARPILHKALSGESSKTIKGE, from the exons ATGGAAGTCAATTTCCTTTGTCTGCTCctttctcttcccttcctcGTCCTTGTCCTCCGCTTGTTGTTCCATAAGCTTTccagaaacaagaaccttccTCCAAGCCCGCCTTCACTCCCCATCATCGGCCACCTCCCCTACCTCAAACACCCTCTCCATCACACCCTCCGCTCCCTCTCCGACAAGTACGGCCCCGTGCTCTTCCTCCAGTTTGGCTCCCAGCCGACAGTCATTGTGTCGTCCCTTCAGGTGGCTGAGGAGTGCTTCACCAAGAATGACATTGTGTTGGCAAACCGCCCCAACTGGACCACCTGGAAATACTTCGGATACAACTTCACCACCATCCTGGCATCCAATTACGGCGAACACTGGAGGAACCTGCGCAAGGTCAGCGCCATCGAGATCTTCTCGACCCACCGGCTCAATGTACTGATGGGGATCGGGAGGGATGAGATCAGGAGGCTGGTCCAGAAGCTGTCCATGGGATCCCTGCAGGCGTTCAACCGGGTGGAGCTGAGGTCCAAGCTGACCGAGCTGGCGTTTAATATCATGATGAGAATGGTGGTGGGGAAGAGGTATTTCGGGGACGACGTGCTCGATGACGAGAAGTCAAAAGAGTTCAGGTATATCGTCAAGGAAGTAGTTACAAACAGCGGGGCTACGAACCACGCCGAGTTCCTGCCCATCCTGAGGTGGATGGGTTACGGCGGATTTAATAAGAGGATGCTCAGGCTCTTTAAGAGGACGGACGTGTTCTTGCAGGGCTTGATCGATGAACACCGAAGGAAGAAAATCGATGGCTCCGAGATCAAGAACACTATGATCGATCATCTGCTCAGCTTGCAAGAATCCGAGCCCAACTACTACACGGATGAAATCATCAAAGGGCTCATATTG GTGATGTTGTTAGCAGGGACGGACACGTCATCAGTTACCCTGGAATGGGCACTGTCCTATCTGGTGAATCACCCGGACGTGCTGGAAAAGGCAAAGAACGAGATCGATGCACAGATTGGCATAGATTGCTTGATCGACGAACCGGATGTCTTGAAGTTGCACTACCTCCAGAACATAATCTATGAGACCCTAAGACTGAAGCCGGCCGCCCCGCTCTTACCACCCCACCGGGCTTCCGAGGACTGGCAGATAGCAGGGTACAACGTGCCGCTCAACTCGATGGTACTCGTCAATGCCTGGGCCATCCTCAGGGACCCTATGTTGTGGGACGACCATACCAGTTTCAAGCCTGAGAGGTTCGAGGCTGGACCGGGAGAACTCAACAAAGAAGCTCATAAGCTGATGTTGCCATTCGGGCTTGGGAGGAGGGCCTGCCCTGGTGCACCCCTGGCTCAGCGCGTGGTGGGCCTGACCTTGGGATCGTTGATTCAGTACTTCGACTGGAAAAGGGTGAGTCAGGACCCGGTCGACCTGAGTGAAGGCAAAGGTCTGACCATGCCTAAAGCAGTGCCACTAGAAGCAATGTGCAGAGCTCGCCCGATCTTACACAAGGCACTCTCCGGAGAATCATCAAAGACCAttaagggtgagtaa
- the LOC116209627 gene encoding cytochrome P450 81E8-like, with translation MELNMLPVLLSLPFLVLALRLLLHKISSNKKLPPSPRSLPIIGHLHILKHPLHRTLSALAEKYGPVFFLRLGSQPTVIVSSLQAAEECFTKNDIVLANRLKSIAGKYFGYNHTMVAAVSYSDHWRNLRRVCTIEIFSTQRLNALMGIRRDEVRRLLRKLSLGSSIQEFTRVEMRSKLTELTFNIMMRMVAGKRYYGDDVVDDKEAREFRYLIKEITNVGLAANPGEFLPILRWIDYQGINKRIIELSKKTDAFLQGLIDEHRQKKINGSEIRNTMVDHLVSLQESEPDYYTDQIIKGLIMMMLLAGTDTSSVTMEWALSYLVNHPNILDKARIEIDARIGQDRLIDELDIPYLHCLQNIISETLRLKPAAPLLVPHRASEDCQIGGYHVPRESMVLVNAWAIHRDPALWDDPTAFRPERFEGSSEVDNREAHKLILPFGLGRRACPGAPLAQRMMGLTLGSLIQCFDWKRVSEEPVDLTEGGGITMRKEVPLEVMCKARPIMPKVLVEDLIE, from the exons ATGGAACTTAATATGCTGCCTGTCCTTCTTTCTCTTCCGTTTCTTGTCCTTGCTCTCAGGTTACTGCTCCACAAGATTTCAAGTAACAAGAAACTTCCTCCAAGTCCACGTTCTCTCCCCATCATAGGCCACCTCCACATCCTCAAACACCCTCTCCATCGAACCCTAAGCGCCCTCGCCGAGAAGTATGGCCCCGTGTTCTTCCTCCGGCTCGGCTCTCAACCGACGGTCATCGTGTCGTCCTTGCAGGCGGCCGAGGAGTGCTTCACCAAGAACGACATCGTGCTGGCGAACCGCCTGAAGAGCATTGCAGGGAAGTACTTTGGGTACAACCACACCATGGTCGCTGCAGTATCCTACAGTGATCACTGGAGGAATCTGCGCCGGGTCTGCACCATCGAGATCTTCTCGACCCAGCGTCTCAATGCCCTGATGGGGATCCGGAGGGACGAGGTCAGGAGGCTGCTCCGGAAGCTGTCCCTTGGCAGCTCCATCCAGGAATTTACCCGGGTAGAGATGAGGTCCAAGCTGACTGAGCTAACGTTCAATATTATGATGAGAATGGTGGCTGGGAAGCGGTATTATGGGGACGATGTAGTCGATGATAAGGAAGCGAGGGAATTCAGGTATCTCATCAAGGAAATAACTAACGTTGGTCTTGCCGCGAACCCAGGCGAGTTCTTGCCCATCCTGAGGTGGATCGATTACCAGGGGATTAATAAGAGGATAATTGAGCTCTCTAAGAAGACGGACGCGTTCTTGCAGGGCTTGATCGATGAACACCGACAGAAGAAGATCAATGGCTCGGAGATCAGGAACACTATGGTCGATCATTTAGTCAGCTTGCAAGAATCAGAGCCCGACTACTATACGGATCAGATCATTAAAGGCCTCATAATG ATGATGTTGCTAGCAGGGACAGACACTTCTTCGGTTACAATGGAATGGGCACTGTCTTATTTGGTGAACCACCCCAACATTTTGGACAAGGCGAGAATTGAGATCGATGCACGGATAGGCCAAGACCGCCTGATTGATGAACTGGATATCCCGTATCTACACTGCCTCCAGAACATCATCTCCGAGACCCTCCGGCTAAAGCCGGCAGCCCCGTTGTTAGTACCCCACCGAGCATCTGAAGACTGCCAGATAGGAGGGTACCACGTGCCGCGCGAGTCAATGGTCCTAGTCAATGCATGGGCCATCCACAGGGACCCTGCACTGTGGGATGACCCCACAGCTTTCAGGCCCGAGAGATTCGAGGGCTCGTCCGAAGTGGACAACAGAGAAGCCCATAAGCTTATCCTGCCATTCGGGCTTGGAAGGAGGGCCTGCCCGGGTGCGCCCCTCGCGCAGCGTATGATGGGCCTAACCTTGGGGTCGCTGATTCAATGCTTCGACTGGAAACGGGTGAGTGAGGAACCGGTCGACTTGACCGAAGGCGGGGGAATCACTATGCGTAAAGAGGTGCCATTGGAAGTGATGTGCAAAGcccggccgatcatgcccaaGGTGCTCGTTGAAGATCTGATCGAGTAG
- the LOC116209592 gene encoding cytochrome P450 81Q32-like, whose protein sequence is MEVTLLHVLLSLPFLVLALDHFFFHKLLRNKNLPPSPLSLPIIGHLHYLKHPLHQTLHALAEKYGPVFFLRLGSQPTVIVSSLQVAEECFTKHDVVLANRVNTTDGKYFGYNYTTVGSSAYGEHWRNLRRVSAIEIFSTHRLNAQRGIRRDEISRLLQKLLTKGSSLPEFTRVEMKSKLTELMFNIMMRMMAGKRYFGDNVVDNEEAKEFKYIIKEVFKIGVNPSEFLPVLRWMDYKGINKGMIRLFEKTDAFLQALIDEHRRKKIDGSEIKNTTIDHLLSLQESEPGYYTDQIIKGFIMVMLLAGTDTSSVTLEWALSYLVNHPNILDKARIEIDVQIGQDRLIDEADISKLPYLQNIISETLRLKPAAPLLVPHRASEDCQIGGYHVPRDSMVLVNAWAIHRDPALWGDPAAFRPERFEGAGAEVGNREAHKLILPFGLGRRACPGVPLAQRVMGLTLGSLIQCFDWKRVGVEPVDLTEGRGTTMPREVPLEVMCKARPAMHKLISEESKTTGVE, encoded by the exons ATGGAAGTCACTTTGCTCCATGTCCTGCTCTCTCTTCCGTTCCTCGTCCTTGCCCTCGATCACTTCTTCTTCCACAAGCTTTTAAGGAACAAGAACCTTCCCCCGAGTCCCCTTTCTCTCCCCATTATCGGCCACCTCCACTACCTCAAACACCCTCTCCATCAAACTCTACACGCCCTCGCCGAGAAGTATGGCCCCGTGTTCTTCCTGCGGCTTGGCTCCCAGCCAACAGTCATCGTGTCGTCCCTGCAGGTGGCCGAGGAGTGCTTCACCAAGCATGACGTCGTGCTGGCAAATCGGGTGAATACTACTGATGGTAAGTACTTTGGGTACAACTACACCACGGTTGGGTCATCAGCCTATGGCGAGCACTGGAGGAACCTGCGCCGGGTCAGTGCCATCGAAATCTTCTCGACTCACCGCCTCAATGCCCAGAGGGGGATCCGGAGGGACGAGATTAGTAGGCTGCTCCAGAAGTTGTTGACCAAGGGGAGCTCTCTCCCAGAATTCACCCGGGTAGAGATGAAGTCCAAGCTGACTGAGCTGATGTTCAATATTATGATGAGAATGATGGCAGGGAAGCGGTATTTTGGGGACAACGTAGTCGACAATGAAGAAGCGAAAGAATTCAAGTATATTATCAAGGAAGTATTTAAGATTGGTGTGAACCCGAGCGAGTTCTTGCCCGTCCTGAGGTGGATGGATTACAAGGGGATTAATAAGGGGATGATCAGGCTCTTTGAGAAGACAGATGCGTTCTTGCAGGCCTTGATCGATGAACACCGACGGAAGAAAATTGATGGCTCGGAGATCAAGAACACTACGATCGATCATCTACTCAGCTTGCAAGAATCAGAGCCCGGCTACTACACGGATCAAATCATCAAAGGATTCATAATG GTGATGTTGCTAGCAGGGACAGACACTTCATCTGTTACATTGGAATGGGCACTATCCTATTTGGTGAACCACCCGAACATATTGGACAAGGCGAGGATCGAGATTGATGTGCAAATAGGCCAAGATCGCCTGATCGATGAAGCTGATATCTCAAAGCTGCCCTACCTCCAGAATATCATCTCCGAGACCCTCCGGCTGAAGCCGGCGGCCCCGTTGTTAGTACCCCACCGAGCGTCTGAGGATTGCCAGATAGGAGGGTACCACGTGCCCCGCGACTCGATGGTCCTAGTCAACGCATGGGCCATCCACAGGGACCCTGCGCTGTGGGGGGACCCTGCAGCTTTCAGGCCCGAGAGGTTCGAGGGCGCCGGGGCAGAGGTGGGCAATAGAGAAGCCCATAAGTTGATACTGCCGTTCGGGCTCGGGAGGAGGGCCTGCCCCGGTGTGCCTCTGGCTCAGCGTGTGATGGGACTGACCTTGGGGTCGTTGATTCAATGCTTCGATTGGAAAAGGGTGGGTGTGGAACCGGTCGACTTGACCGAAGGCAGGGGAACCACCATGCCTAGAGAGGTGCCCTTGGAAGTGATGTGCAAGGCTCGGCCTGCTATGCACAAGTTGATTTCCGAAGAATCGAAGACTACTGGGGTTGAATGA
- the LOC116207941 gene encoding cytochrome P450 81E8-like has translation IVVLALNFFFNKLSRAKNLPPSLPSLPIIGHLHYLKHPLHRALRDLAEKHGPVFFLRFGSQPTVIVSSLEAAEECFTKNDIILANRPRRSAGKYFGYNYTTISASPYGDHWRNLRRVSTIEIFSAHRLNVLAEIRRDEIRRLLHKLSAGSLEGVTWVELKSKLTDLTFNIMMRMVAGKRYFQDEVEDEELMEFKYLIKEVVKLGGAVNLGEFVPVPRWMGFYRKFFKNMIEIFRRTDAFMQGLIDQHRRKKIDGSEIKNTMLDHLLYLQESEPEYYTDEIIKGLIMVMLLAGTDTSSVTMEWALSYLVNNPHVLDKAKNEIDAHVGQDRLIDEPDISKLQYLQNIISETLRLKPAAPLLVPHYAAEDCQIGGYHVPRKSMVIVNAWAIHRDPKLWDNPASFRPERFEGGPEVGKKEAHELILPFGLGRRACPGAPLAHRVMGLTLGSLIQCFDWKRVSEEPVDLTKGRAVTMPKLVPLEVLCKARPVMSKALSEES, from the exons ATTGTTGTTCTTGCCCTCAACTTCTTTTTCAATAAGCTTTCAAGAGCCAAGAACCTTCCTCCCAGCCTGCCTTCTCTCCCCATCATAGGCCACCTCCACTACCTCAAACACCCCCTCCATCGAGCCCTCCGCGACCTCGCCGAGAAGCATGGACCCGTGTTCTTCCTCCGATTCGGCTCCCAGCCGACGGTCATCGTGTCGTCCCTCGAGGCGGCCGAGGAGTGCTTTACCAAGAACGACATCATCCTGGCAAACCGCCCGAGGAGGAGTGCCGGGAAGTACTTCGGGTACAACTACACCACAATCTCGGCCTCCCCATACGGCGACCACTGGAGGAACCTGCGCCGGGTCAGCACCATCGAGATCTTCTCGGCCCACCGCCTCAATGTCCTGGCAGAGATCCGGAGGGACGAGATCAGGAGGCTGCTCCATAAGTTGTCTGCGGGTTCCCTCGAGGGAGTCACCTGGGTGGAGCTCAAGTCCAAGCTAACCGACCTGACGTTCAATATCATGATGAGGATGGTGGCAGGGAAGCGATATTTCCAGGACGAAGTCGAAGATGAGGAATTGATGGAGTTCAAGTATCTCATCAAAGAAGTAGTAAAGCTCGGCGGGGCAGTAAACCTGGGCGAGTTCGTGCCCGTCCCAAGGTGGATGGGTTTTTATCGGAAGTTCTTCAAGAATATGATCGAGATCTTTAGGAGGACAGATGCATTCATGCAGGGCTTGATAGATCAGCACCGGCGGAAGAAAATCGATGGCTCGGAGATCAAGAACACTATGCTCGATCATCTTCTTTACTTGCAAGAATCGGAGCCTGAGTACTACACGGATGAAATCATCAAAGGGCTCATAATG GTGATGTTGCTAGCAGGGACCGACACTTCATCGGTTACAATGGAATGGGCATTGTCCTATTTGGTGAACAATCCACATGTGCTGGACAAGGCAAAGAACGAGATCGATGCACATGTTGGTCAAGATCGCCTGATCGACGAACCGGATATCTCGAAGCTGCAGTACCTCCAGAACATCATCTCTGAGACCCTCCGACTGAAGCCGGCTGCCCCGCTCTTAGTACCCCACTATGCAGCCGAGGACTGCCAGATAGGAGGGTACCATgtaccccgcaagtccatggTAATTGTCAACGCCTGGGCCATCCACCGGGACCCTAAGCTGTGGGACAACCCCGCGAGTTTCAGGCCAGAGAGGTTTGAGGGCGGGCCAGAAGTGGGCAAGAAAGAAGCCCACGAGCTGATACTGCCGTTCGGGCTGGGGAGGAGGGCTTGCCCTGGTGCGCCTCTCGCTCATCGTGTGATGGGCCTGACCCTGGGATCGTTGATTCAGTGCTTCGACTGGAAAAGGGTGAGTGAGGAGCCGGTCGACTTGACCAAAGGCAGAGCCGTCACCATGCCTAAATTGGTGCCATTGGAAGTGTTGTGCAAAGCTCGTCCGGTCATGAGCAAGGCGCTCTCCGAAGAATCATAG